In the Pseudomonadota bacterium genome, ACGAACTATTTGATAGGCCTGATCTTACTGCGTAATCCTTCGCGCGATCAAATACGCAGCGTCATCGGTGCAGACATGCGCGTTTCAGATTGCAACACGATACCGCGCGTTCAACGGCCTACAACGCTCCCCACCCTGCACGCCTGCGCGGTTTGCACGCCTTTGCGTTTGGCACGACGCACTAACGCGGGTTTGCACCACTGGCATCAGGGGCCAACGAGTCCACTCGGCCCTGGCGGACCAAAAATAAAGCCAGACACAATGGCAAAATCAAGGAAATTAACGACACCGTCACCATTGAAATCCGCCGCCTGTTGGCCGGTTGCGCCAAATGCGCTCGCAAACAGACTCACATCTAGAAAGTTCACCACACCGTTGTCATCCAGATCCGGATCGCACGCGTTGCCAATATTGTCCATGTTGACATCGAGTTGATCGGCATTGGCCACGTCCACGCAGTTGTCGCTTGCGTCCCCAACGCCGTCACCATCAGAATCGACCCCACCGCTAGGACCGGCGGCGCGCACATACGCAAAACCACCGCCGGAACCGACATTCCAAGAGGTGAACGTAATCGCGATATAAATATTCTCATCAACGAGGCGCAACACGCCATCGATGTCGACGGTGGCCGGTGGGAATGGCGGAGCGCTTGGCACAAACCGCGTCGCGCTGCGCCAATCGGCGTAATTGAGTGTGGCAAAGTTCTCGATGGACACATCGCCATTGCCGTTGAGGTTATCAAAGGCCCATTCGGTGTTGGCAGGCGACACATCGAATACATAGCCATCTTCTTGAGCTGCGTTGTAAAGACCTTGCACAATATCTCGAGTAAGTTCGACCGACTCTGGGATAATCACATCGCGTACGGTTGTCGGTACGTTGTTGGGTTTCTCAAAGAAGAATGTGCCGCTGTCCCAAACGGTCTGAGCAAACGTTGCTGGCATGAGCCAGGCGAAAAATCCCAGTGTTACAAGGATGCGTGTGCGTCGAAAGATCATGGTGAAGGCCTCAACAAGCGTCTGGTTAGAATCAGTCTGTTAAACGCTAATGATTCTCATTTCGGAAGTCAAGATGGATTGATGTCTCGACTCTATTCAGTCAGGTCGATACGACGCGCACGACGGTTTTGATGACTGATTTTTACCGGCGTCAGAGCGCCGCCTCGTACTCAACCGGCGCCAGATAAAGACGCGCCAGGATACAACGCGGCCGACAGTATCGCCGGTTTTTGGTGCGGCAGACCCTGGCGTAACACGCGACAAATCAAGCGGCAGCGCCAAATCACTAACGACTTTCGGTCAGGTCAAAAAGCCCAGGTCTGATGTGCCAAAGTTGGCCACATTTGGATAGAGCTGAGCGATGTCTGAGGGCTCAATGCCCATCCACTTGGACAATGTGGCGGCATACTGATCGAGCGACGTGGTGGGAATCAGGCGCCCGTCATCGCCAACGTCGTCGGGACCATTCAACACGAACTGCGGCATGGTGCCGTAGACAGCATTACCGATGACCGGTCCCCCCATCATCAGCGCATGGGATCCCCAGGCATGGTCGGTGCCGTCGCCATTGACAGTCAGCGTTCGACCAAACTCTGACATGGTAAAGCTCACGACCGAGTCCGCCACGTTCAGTTCGTCCATCGTGTCATTAAAGCTCTTTAGTCCTGCGTCGAGCGTTTCAAGATTGCGATCGTGCACCACGAGTTGACTACCGTGTGTGTCCCAATTGCCAATTCCAACGAAAAACAACTGGCGCTTCATGCCCAAGATCTCGCGCACCGCGATCATTTCTGCGACGACCTTCATCTGCGCCGCAAAGAAGTTATTCGCCGGATAGGCAGTGGTAATCGCAGGTGCTTGATCCAGCGCGGCGGTCACTTCGGCGATTTGGTCTCGGGCTCGTGAGAACGATGACCCCACCTCACGAACGAGTATGTTGCTGTCATAGGCACTCAATAGTTGATTCCACGCTTGAGCACGACTGGCCTCCCAAGGCAGTGTGCCACTGTCGGTCAAAAACAGAAACGGTTCGGCGCCATTGAACGTGTTGAGCGCAAACTGTTCGGTAAAACTCCCGGCCTGCCAATTATTTTGACCGAACACCGTAAACGTCGGTGGCACGAGCGGATTTGAATTGGCCTCTTCGAGTAGATCGGCCATACGACCGCCCCACCCGTCTTGCGTAATGCCATCGATGGGCGGTTTATTGGTATGCCACATTTCCGTTTGGTGGCTATGCGAAAACAAATCTGGCGGCAACACCGCGCTGCCATTTTGAATGCCTTCGCGTGTGGTCGGCTCAAGCATCGTGCCCACGTTCGCCAACACAGCCATGCGGCCACTGTTGTACAGATCACGCACGTTCGGCATCGCAGGATGAAAGCCAAACTGATCACCGGTGGTCGTGAGCAGCGATGCTCGAGGAATGCTCAAGCTGCCGCGAATCGCGGCGTACTGGTCGTATTCGTCTGTGGTATTGGGCACAAACATATTGAACCCATCATTACCGCCAAACAAATAGACACACACCAAGCTCTTGTAGTCGGTCAGGTTGGAGTAGTTACCGGTCGCGGCGAGCGCCGACCGCATAAGCCCCAGTTTGCCGTGGGTCGCCGTCAGCGTTGCGCCGCCGGAAGCCAGCGCCATATTGCGCAAGAAGCGACGACGAGAATAGCGTTTTGACTGTGCCATATCGTTCTCCTTGTGCCTTAGCGCTGAATTAAATATTCGGGTGACATGACAATGAGCATCAGTGCATCACGTGCTCTCGTTTCGTTAAGCGAACTGTCCGCCGGCAAGCTGGCATCGGTCATATGCTGCATCAGCGTGTCGCGCATGCCGATGCTCATGCTGCCGCCCATCAGAATCGTGTCGTAATAATCGAGCAGCACATTGGGATCGGCCGCTAAACCGATGGGGATGGTCATATCCAGCTCCATGCTACCTGGCCCCCAAAAACCGTTATTCTGCGCTTCAAAGGCAATAATCTTGCCGGTGGACTGCGCGATGCTTGCCACAAACAGCTGAAACTCAGGCGCCACGAGGCCCGCTTCTCGGACGAGTCCCGGCGGCGAGTAGTCCGGCTGATAAAAATTAAACACCGATGGCGACCGCAGCGCTTGCTGACCGAGATTCTGAATCATGGAGCCAAATTGCGAGTAATACACGTTGTAGGCCGGCTCGCCACACTCAACCCCCGTAAAAAAGTTGCCGATGAGCTGACGCGGAATCGAGGACATTGAACGCCGCAAATGCGACAGTCTCAACAAGGGTTCGCGCAATTTTCCATAGGAGTCGGGCAAGTAGGTATGACCCAATCTCGCCTCTGGGTCGAGCAAGATCGCGCGCACCACTGCCCCCAGATCACCGCGCACACCGGCGCCGTTATCATTAAACGCCGACGCAACGCGCTCGACATACCCAGGCGTTGGGTTACTGGTGACTAAGCGCTGAATCAGTTGTCGGCCAATAAACGGGCCGACATTGGGGTGCATAAACACGTTGTCGAGCGCGCCATCCAGATCGGTCTGGGTGTCTTGACCCGCCGGCAAAACCACCCCGTTCAACAGCGTCTTTTCATCCGTGTCGTGGTAAACCTCCCAGGGCTCCATGGGCTTGGTGCGATCGGAAAAGCCAAACCATTCTGTCCAGCCAATGCGTTCAAAATTCCAACCGGTGAAGACGCGCGCTAAGTTCTCAATGTCCGTCTGGTCATAGGTGGCGATTGGATTGCCCTCGCCGTCGAGTACCTTGGTGCCATCCAGATTGAGTTCGTGCACCCCTATCGTAAAAAGCTGAAGCAGCTCGCGGGCGTAGTTTTCGTCAGGACGAATATTGAGCGCCGGGTTGGGACGCTGATTGCGTACCATGCTCAAGAAAATGCCCATAATCGGATGAAGCGTTACGTCCTCGAGTAAGTCGCGATAGTTGCCGAACGCGTGGCTGGCCAACATGTCGTAGTAACTCGCCATGCCATACTGCGAGCCGGCGATCAGATCACTACTATCGCCGACCACCAGAATTTGGCTTAGCGCAAACGCGACGCGTTGACGAAGTTGATCATCGTTCTCGATGACAATCTGCCACCACGCCACTTCCCGTGGCACGACAAAAAACCCGTCCATACCTAGATTGAGCGACAAGCCAAAACACATGGGCGGCACAGCCGCGCGAGTGACCGCCTCGTGATTACTGGCTGGAATAATCATTTGCTGATCAATCCAACCTTCGATATCACCACTGGCGGCCAGTGCATCAATTTCTGACTGCTTCGGCCCAAACGTGGCTTGGGCCAAGAACCGCGCCGCGTCGTTGGCATTAAAGGGCTCAGCGCTGGCGGCGGGCCCAGGAGGCTGCAGAAAGTAATCGCGATACAGCGCTAAGTCGAGAAAATTGACCACGCCGTCGCCATTCATATCCACATGCTCAGCAAGCGGATCCGCAAATGGTTCCGCGTCCGCGAACACGGATCGGAGTAACGACAAATCCAGAAAATTGGTCGTGCCGTCTTGATTGTAATCCGCGTCGCACCAGTTGCCGTATCCATCGGCGTCGGTATCGCGCTGATTGGCGTTGACAATAAGCAGGCAATTATCGGTGGCATTGTCGATGCCATCCGAGTCGGTATCCACGGCAAGCACGCGCGGTGCCCAGACAGAAAGTACGCACACCAGCGCGACGCACAGGTATGGATTGACGGCGCGAAGACCGGTCATAGTATGTTCCCCCAAAGAACCCGACTGCTAAGCTCAATCGGGCGTCGATCACAGCGTTGTGCCTCACTATCCTTGCATAAGAACTGCGCTCAGACATGCGGCGATGCCATCTCGTGTTTCCAAACGGCGACGCTGCATCCAAGTGTTCAATGAACTTTTCCAGTGGCGTCAATTATTTGCACCATCTGAATTATTATTTGTGTTCTCACCAAAGCGGTGCCGACAAAGACAATTCGCGGCGTTCACCGCCGCGGACGCGCCGATTCGTTATTGCCTCGAGGCAGGAACAGTCGTCAAACCTCTATCGTTACGCGTCGCGGAACCGCGCCAGTCGCACGTGCTCGCCTCGTTTCCCGATGTCGGGTTAGTCGCTTATGACCTCGCACACGTCCCCATGTCCTTGGACAATTCGGCAATAAATTTTCCGTCCTTACCTAAATAGCGGTAAACCATAACGACCTTCAAATCGACAAAGCCCACCAACTGCTTATTGCCACACAAAGTGTCAATCACCGTTCCTTGGATAATAGGCTTGAAGAGCGCCGGATCGAGTTGATCGGCGCTGTAGTTCACCATCGTGTTGGTATAAATGATGTAGTTACGAAAGGTAGCCGCCGAATCCAATCGCGTTTCCTCATCGATGAGCTGTGGCGTCGTGGCGTTCACCTCCCTAACTGCATCCGTCAACATAGCGGCAAGCGCACGCTCGGCGTCGGCCTGATCCGCAACGGTAAGTGGCATCAGAAAAAACGCCATGATTAAGACACTGTATTGTAATTTCATTGTTTCGCTCCCGTTACGATTCCATCTTCCCATTGAGCACTGTGGCTCGATCCGTTTCTTGGTCTGATTGAGAAATCGCATAACACAACCACGTACTTCACCAACACACTGCAATCATTCAACATCCATGGCCCAACACTTCTTGTGATTAGTGAGCGCGCACATTAGTACCAAAATTCAATTCTGTCCTGATAGGCGCTGCGTTCGGAATAGTAAGGGACCGCGCTTCGCTTTCGTAATTTCCAGCCCGGATCACCCAGGTTTTTTGAAACATACGAATTACGATCATTAAACGGTGAGCGCTGTGTAAAATCAAAGTGCGCCATTCTCGCCACCGTATCAAACAATTGCTCGGCATCCGATTCACGATTTAGCTTATGATAACTATGGGCGAGGTCTAAAATGACACCCGCGTGGGACGGCTGCATTCGAACAGCTGCTTCAAGCGAGTCCAACGCCTGCTTATAGTCTTTTTGTAGTATAAAACTCCGTCCATACAGTGCATAGACTTCCGGCTCGGTGTCATCTATCTTCCATGCGCGCCCGATTATTGAACGTGCTCGAGCGAGGTGTTGCTGCCGAATTTCTGTGTCACGCTCATCGAAGCCTCTGCGTAGCCACAGTTTTGCCGTGTCGAGCAAGACCGGTACGTTCTCAGGATCGATTTCAAGCGCTTCACTGAAATGTGTGTCGGCGGCATCAACGTCTTTTTCATACAGGCTGCTCATGCCGAGGACAGCAAGCGCCTCACCGCGCAGTTCGGCATCACTCAGCGCCATCGATGACCAGTGGCGAGCGGCATTCACTTGGCGGGTTTGCAATGCCACTTTCCCCAGCATCAGTGCAACATGTGACTTTTTCATTTTTGTAGACTGGATTTTCAGCCGTGTCAGAAAGTCACTGACATCCAACAACCAAGTGTCGATGGACTTCTTATTCGAATACTTCGCCAATTGAGATTCGAATCCATCAATATCAATGTCAAAGGCAGTGGAAAAGGAGGCCACCGAACTCTCGCCATTTCTCAATCGCGTGAGATAATCACCGAGCTTACGACGTAACTTTGGTATCTGAAGTATCTCTCGGAACGGCCAATCCGCTTGGATAGCCGAATCACAGGTTAAGTTCGTCGAACTGTTTAGCAGTTCACGGACTGACGCCCAGCCGCAAACCGAGTTTGCCCAGTTATCATCAAATCTAGAAAACATACCCATTCTGATTGTTTTGTCGGCGTGATTGACCGTCAACGTACGCAGATAATGAGCGATGCCCTCTGTGATCCACGTTGGAATGGGTTCTGAACTTGCTGCGGTGAGTAGATGCTTAATATAGAGGTAGTGCACCTCCTCATGCATATAGCGAAGCCTGGCGTCTCTGATGACAATCAAATTCTCTCTCAGACTCTCTAAAAACACACCACCGTAGCGGGAATCTACGCCCAGCTGTCTGAGCCCGGTTTTGTCCTCCAGCAGGAGAATTCGGGTCGGTTTTGCCCCGTTTCCGACGTCGATTGTCGACAGCTGTGAAACCAGATGATGGATCAATTCAAACTGATGCAGGCGCTCCAATGCTCTGTCATGGTTCAACGACGTATGAAGAATAAAATTGTCGGATTTGAGTTCAATCCAAGACTCCTGCTCATATGGCTCGAAATTGGCGCCCAACGCTTGAAGCGCAACACACCACAGAACAGAAAGTTGGCCGAGTCTTGAAAGGATAATTCTCATTATGATTTACTCGGAGACTCTATATTACATTCCGAATCAGTGACGAATGACTGCTGTTAAACGAACTCACGTCCCGCTCACTCACTGGCATTTTGGCGGTTCGCATTAACAGACACACTATGGAAGACACACGTTCTCCGCCCAGTGCTCTCATCCCGCACTCCGACCATATCGCAAGCGTCAGGCTGAGGCATTCTACTCGACATCACGGCAATAACTTGACACCGCCCATGCGTATTCCTCGAACGTATTCACTGTGATCTCGACTACCGCATCGGATTGTGCACAGTCTTCAGAGGCCGCACCAAAAGAAAGCGTCAGCACACCAAACCCTGGAATCAGCGTCTCTCCGTTCTCGGCAACCAACCACTCTCCTCGACCCAAACTGGCGTTAACCGACGAAAGCCTAAGATGGGCAATGTGCGAAAAGCTCACCACCCCTATTGGGATTTTCTTTTGATCGACGTAGAGCTCAAAATGCGATAGCCGATAATTATCGGCGTTAAGCTCGACTTTAAGCTGATAAGCACCCCTGTCCAAACCGAACTGACCTGACTGGTCGAGCGTTAACGGACTCAGCGCTGAACCGAAGACGGGAAAAGTAAAAACCGCCAGGCAGACAAGTGCACGTCGACAGTTCAAATAGCGCCTAAGGAGCTCGCCCTGAAAGCACATAAAATACATGGGGCTCTCACTCTCCTACACGATGATTAATTCAGGACAAAAGAAAATTTATCATCCCATCACGCAACTAGAACGTCTATCTTTGACCAGTGCGTCCGAGCGCCCTGACAAGCGGCTCTCTGTACGCTTGATCCTTCTCGTTCCAGAACACGTTGCCATTTGCCAAATCCAAATTGAAAAACGACTCGTAGTAGTCGTTTTCGTCGTACTCTTCTGAATCGCACCCAAACAGCTTTATCTTCATCGCCTCGTTCGCCATGTCTTTGTGACCTTGGTGGAGCGCAATTGCCGTATACGCTTCGTGCTCTATCATCTGCTTGGGTCTACAGTCACTGTCGTATAGCACCGCAATCGTCTGAATCAAGCGATCACTTTCAGGACCCGATCTCGTAAACACCACGCCACGCGGATAAACGTGGTCCTTGATAAGCTTCATGTTATCGTCAAATCCTGGCCCGATCGGTTTCACGACTGACACATCGACACCCAAAATCTGTTGATCGTAGCTTGCCCGCATGTTGAAGCGATATTTGTCGCGCTCTTCGATCAGGTTTTCGATTCGAAAGACGAAATCGATAAAACCCTCCTCACTGAACTGATCGACAACGGGGTAGCCATTGGCGTCAACCTTGATTGTAAAACTCATGCAGTCACTGTCTTATCATCTATTGGCGCCAAGGAACGCAACATTTCCACGTTGGAGACAACACCGGCAAGTGGAAAATGGACTTGTCTTCCTCTTTCCGAATGAGGTATCCCCTCTCATCGCACAGTCTGGTATTGCTTACGGAGAGCGATCTGCCAAACACTAAGACAACTCGACCGTCAGTGCTCCACCATTCGTTTGAGTTATTCGACTGGCAGAGCTACATAGCCTTCGCGTTTTAGCTGCTCGAATCGTTCGGCATCGACCACGTATAAATAATAAGCGGAGTTTGTTCTCGGCGTAGAGACCGGATAGCTGACACTCCCTGCAGAGGCCATTCGAACGCCACTGCCTTTTGATTCAACACTCCCATACTCAAAATACAGCGTCTCTCCAGGCTTAACATCGTGATTGAATTTGAGGTCCATATCGCCATAAAGA is a window encoding:
- a CDS encoding dockerin type I domain-containing protein — protein: MIFRRTRILVTLGFFAWLMPATFAQTVWDSGTFFFEKPNNVPTTVRDVIIPESVELTRDIVQGLYNAAQEDGYVFDVSPANTEWAFDNLNGNGDVSIENFATLNYADWRSATRFVPSAPPFPPATVDIDGVLRLVDENIYIAITFTSWNVGSGGGFAYVRAAGPSGGVDSDGDGVGDASDNCVDVANADQLDVNMDNIGNACDPDLDDNGVVNFLDVSLFASAFGATGQQAADFNGDGVVNFLDFAIVSGFIFGPPGPSGLVGP
- a CDS encoding DUF1501 domain-containing protein, which produces MAQSKRYSRRRFLRNMALASGGATLTATHGKLGLMRSALAATGNYSNLTDYKSLVCVYLFGGNDGFNMFVPNTTDEYDQYAAIRGSLSIPRASLLTTTGDQFGFHPAMPNVRDLYNSGRMAVLANVGTMLEPTTREGIQNGSAVLPPDLFSHSHQTEMWHTNKPPIDGITQDGWGGRMADLLEEANSNPLVPPTFTVFGQNNWQAGSFTEQFALNTFNGAEPFLFLTDSGTLPWEASRAQAWNQLLSAYDSNILVREVGSSFSRARDQIAEVTAALDQAPAITTAYPANNFFAAQMKVVAEMIAVREILGMKRQLFFVGIGNWDTHGSQLVVHDRNLETLDAGLKSFNDTMDELNVADSVVSFTMSEFGRTLTVNGDGTDHAWGSHALMMGGPVIGNAVYGTMPQFVLNGPDDVGDDGRLIPTTSLDQYAATLSKWMGIEPSDIAQLYPNVANFGTSDLGFLT
- a CDS encoding DUF1800 family protein, which codes for MTGLRAVNPYLCVALVCVLSVWAPRVLAVDTDSDGIDNATDNCLLIVNANQRDTDADGYGNWCDADYNQDGTTNFLDLSLLRSVFADAEPFADPLAEHVDMNGDGVVNFLDLALYRDYFLQPPGPAASAEPFNANDAARFLAQATFGPKQSEIDALAASGDIEGWIDQQMIIPASNHEAVTRAAVPPMCFGLSLNLGMDGFFVVPREVAWWQIVIENDDQLRQRVAFALSQILVVGDSSDLIAGSQYGMASYYDMLASHAFGNYRDLLEDVTLHPIMGIFLSMVRNQRPNPALNIRPDENYARELLQLFTIGVHELNLDGTKVLDGEGNPIATYDQTDIENLARVFTGWNFERIGWTEWFGFSDRTKPMEPWEVYHDTDEKTLLNGVVLPAGQDTQTDLDGALDNVFMHPNVGPFIGRQLIQRLVTSNPTPGYVERVASAFNDNGAGVRGDLGAVVRAILLDPEARLGHTYLPDSYGKLREPLLRLSHLRRSMSSIPRQLIGNFFTGVECGEPAYNVYYSQFGSMIQNLGQQALRSPSVFNFYQPDYSPPGLVREAGLVAPEFQLFVASIAQSTGKIIAFEAQNNGFWGPGSMELDMTIPIGLAADPNVLLDYYDTILMGGSMSIGMRDTLMQHMTDASLPADSSLNETRARDALMLIVMSPEYLIQR
- a CDS encoding tetratricopeptide repeat protein, whose product is MGANFEPYEQESWIELKSDNFILHTSLNHDRALERLHQFELIHHLVSQLSTIDVGNGAKPTRILLLEDKTGLRQLGVDSRYGGVFLESLRENLIVIRDARLRYMHEEVHYLYIKHLLTAASSEPIPTWITEGIAHYLRTLTVNHADKTIRMGMFSRFDDNWANSVCGWASVRELLNSSTNLTCDSAIQADWPFREILQIPKLRRKLGDYLTRLRNGESSVASFSTAFDIDIDGFESQLAKYSNKKSIDTWLLDVSDFLTRLKIQSTKMKKSHVALMLGKVALQTRQVNAARHWSSMALSDAELRGEALAVLGMSSLYEKDVDAADTHFSEALEIDPENVPVLLDTAKLWLRRGFDERDTEIRQQHLARARSIIGRAWKIDDTEPEVYALYGRSFILQKDYKQALDSLEAAVRMQPSHAGVILDLAHSYHKLNRESDAEQLFDTVARMAHFDFTQRSPFNDRNSYVSKNLGDPGWKLRKRSAVPYYSERSAYQDRIEFWY